The segment GTATCGTAGCAACCGAAGGCATGAAGCAAGAACCCAGCGAGCGCTTTTACATCTGCACAGGCGGCGGCCCCGGCATCATGGAAGCGGCCAACCGCGGTGCCTACGATGCAGGCGCGCCCAATGTGGGTCTCAACATCTACCTGCCGCATGAGCAGCATGGCAACCCCTACATCACGCCGGAGCTGAGCTTTAAGTTTCACTACTTTGCGCTGCGCAAAATGCATTTCATGATGCGCGCCAAAGCCTTGGTGGCTTTCCCCGGCGGCTTTGGCACCATGGATGAACTATTCGAGGTGCTAACGCTGGTGCAAACCCACAAGAGCAAGCCCGTGCCCGTGATTTTGTTTGGCACTGAGTTCTGGAAGAAGGTGCTGAACTTTGATGCGCTGATTGAAGAGGGCACGATTTCAGCCAAGGACTTGAACCTGTTTCGCTATACCGACGA is part of the Comamonas sp. Y33R10-2 genome and harbors:
- a CDS encoding TIGR00730 family Rossman fold protein — encoded protein: MQISSPLSDTDLATAWAELHNQVHNGKELEPHSNRLAFADPEFMFRRETRGIRMQLEMLKPDLTQVERGIEHTIVVYGSARFMDMDQAQQQLMQAKASGDTQRMALAERGLRNAQRYEAARSFARIVATEGMKQEPSERFYICTGGGPGIMEAANRGAYDAGAPNVGLNIYLPHEQHGNPYITPELSFKFHYFALRKMHFMMRAKALVAFPGGFGTMDELFEVLTLVQTHKSKPVPVILFGTEFWKKVLNFDALIEEGTISAKDLNLFRYTDEPAEAWSLIQQFYKTGWN